Proteins co-encoded in one Muntiacus reevesi chromosome 13, mMunRee1.1, whole genome shotgun sequence genomic window:
- the MAP9 gene encoding microtubule-associated protein 9 isoform X4 translates to MSDEVFSTTLAYTKSPKVTKRTTFQDELIKAITARSARQRSSEYSDDFDSDEIVSLGDFSDTSVDENSIKKKTNNFHISDDEENNSPKLCFLKTKKSSHDVRKHEPVVSIKNDDTALDDGEGVAVNPLSESQNEQQEVEKEKIKMETKPRILPIKSTPSENNSSLEADNHFKPSPRPRSMLKKHSHGERKDSLGDDKETVPHKELEANSTPSLLPRLNGRQPEAEKNAFSENLDPEDPWITSIPSSSDKENLKDSFSLGSEEKASITVYQNEECTESHNSLKSTENEKTSFLIDFVTTALEKPKESQVTVGDVEEEKEKGELIMHDGLTAEEPPLLQLQSILCTESSKKAVQDRTMKNKKSTNDRASSASGRLMTSEFLKKPSSLRRTPSTAPASHYLGTLRVLDQKPSQNQNTEPDRADNLRATVYQEWLEKKNIYLHEMHRIKRIESENLRIQNEQKRAAKREEALASFEAWKAMKEKEAKKIAAKKRLEEKNKKKTEEENAMRKGEALQAFEKWKAKKMEYLKEKNKKEKEYERAKKQKEEETVAEKRKDNLTAVEKWNEKKEVFFKEKEKVKIHEKRKEELKRAEKKEKDKQALEEYEKWLAEFTLALYSPIFSLCESLRHTPLLHARHQCLLLPITSH, encoded by the exons ATGTCTGATGAAGTTTTTAGCACAACTTTGGCATATacaaagagtccaaaagtcaCCAAAAGAACTACTTTCcag GACGAGCTAATAAAAGCAATTACAGCTCGCTCAGCCAGACAAAGAAGTTCTGAATACTCAGATGACTTTGACAGTGATGAGATTG tttccttAGGTGATTTTTCTGACACCTCAGTAGATGAaaattcaattaagaaaaaaacaaataattttcacatatcagatgatgaagaaaataattctCCAAAACTGTGTTTTTTGAAAACCAAGAAATCAAGCCATGATGTGAGGAAACATGAGCCAGTAGTCTCTATCAAAAACGATGACACTGCACTTGATGATGGTGAAGGCGTAGCTGTAAATCCCTTATCTGAATCTCAAAATGAACAACAGGaagttgaaaaagagaaaattaaaatggaaactaAACCTAGAATTCTTCCAATCAAAAGTACACCTTCAG AAAATAATAGCAGCCTTGAAGCAGACAACCATTTTAAGCCTTCACCTCGACCAAGGAGCATGTTGAAAAAGCACAGCCATGGGGAGAGGAAAGATAGCCTAGGAGATGATAAAGAAACTGTCCCACACAAAGAATTAGAGGCAAATTCCACACCTTCGCTCCTCCCGAGGCTGAATGGCAGACAACCAGAAGCTGAGAAGAATGCATTCTCTGAAAACCTTGATCCTGAG GATCCATGGATAACAAGTATACCATCATCATCTgataaagaaaatcttaaagattccTTTTCACTAGGATCTGAGGAAAAAGCCTCCATTACAG TATATCAGAATGAAGAATGCACTGAAAGCCATAATTCCTTGAAATCAACCGAAAATGAAAAGACCTCATTTTTGATAGACTTTGTTACTACTGCACTTGAGAAACCCAAGGAAAGTCAAGTGACTGTTGGTGACgttgaagaagaaaaggagaaaggtgaACTGATTATGCATGATGGCTTAACAGCTGAAGAGCCACCACTACTACAACTTCAGAGTATCTTATGTACTGAGTCTTCAAag AAAGCAGTTCAAGATAGAACTATGAAgaataaaaaatcaacaaatgatAGAGCATCTAGTGCATCTGGCAG ATTAATGACCTCTGAGTTCTTAAAGAAGCCTAGTTCTCTAAGGAGGACTCCTTCGACAGCTCCAGCTTCTCACTATTTAGGGACTTTGAGAGTCTTGGACCAAAAGCCCTCACAGAACCAGAACACAGAGCCTGACAGAGCAGATAACCTAAGGGCAACTGTTTATCag GAGtggttagaaaagaaaaatatttatttacatgaaatgcacagaattaaaagaattgAAAGTGAAAACTTAAGGATTCAAAATGAACAG aaAAGAGCTGCTAAGAGAGAAGAAGCCTTAGCATCATTTGAGGCTTGGAAagccatgaaagaaaaggaagcaaagaagatAGCTGCAAAAAAAAggcttgaggaaaaaaataagaagaaaaccgAAGAAGAAAATGCTATGAGAAAAGGAGAAGCACTGCAA GcttttgaaaaatggaaagcaaaaaaGATGGAATAccttaaggagaaaaataaaaaagagaaagaatatgaaagagcaaagaaacagaaagaggaggaaactgttgctgagaaaagaaaagataacttAACTGCTGTTGAAAAATG gaatgaaaaaaaggaagtttttttcaaggaaaaggaaaaagtaaaaatacatgagaaaagaaaagaagaactgaaaagagctgagaaaaaagaaaaagataaacaagcTCTTGAGGAATATGAAAAATGGCTG GCTGAGTTCACACTGGCACTCTATTCACCCATCTTCTCCTTGTGTGAGAGTCTCAGGCACACGCCTCTCCTCCATGCACGTCACCAGTGTCTCCTCTTACCCATCACATCTCACTGA
- the MAP9 gene encoding microtubule-associated protein 9 isoform X5 has translation MSDEVFSTTLAYTKSPKVTKRTTFQDELIKAITARSARQRSSEYSDDFDSDEIVSLGDFSDTSVDENSIKKKTNNFHISDDEENNSPKLCFLKTKKSSHDVRKHEPVVSIKNDDTALDDGEGVAVNPLSESQNEQQEVEKEKIKMETKPRILPIKSTPSENNSSLEADNHFKPSPRPRSMLKKHSHGERKDSLGDDKETVPHKELEANSTPSLLPRLNGRQPEAEKNAFSENLDPEDPWITSIPSSSDKENLKDSFSLGSEEKASITVYQNEECTESHNSLKSTENEKTSFLIDFVTTALEKPKESQVTVGDVEEEKEKGELIMHDGLTAEEPPLLQLQSILCTESSKKAVQDRTMKNKKSTNDRASSASGRLMTSEFLKKPSSLRRTPSTAPASHYLGTLRVLDQKPSQNQNTEPDRADNLRATVYQEWLEKKNIYLHEMHRIKRIESENLRIQNEQKRAAKREEALASFEAWKAMKEKEAKKIAAKKRLEEKNKKKTEEENAMRKGEALQAFEKWKAKKMEYLKEKNKKEKEYERAKKQKEEETVAEKRKDNLTAVEKWNEKKEVFFKEKEKVKIHEKRKEELKRAEKKEKDKQALEEYEKWLSYAQGTSSLSYDLYQEAVMSEDNLCMT, from the exons ATGTCTGATGAAGTTTTTAGCACAACTTTGGCATATacaaagagtccaaaagtcaCCAAAAGAACTACTTTCcag GACGAGCTAATAAAAGCAATTACAGCTCGCTCAGCCAGACAAAGAAGTTCTGAATACTCAGATGACTTTGACAGTGATGAGATTG tttccttAGGTGATTTTTCTGACACCTCAGTAGATGAaaattcaattaagaaaaaaacaaataattttcacatatcagatgatgaagaaaataattctCCAAAACTGTGTTTTTTGAAAACCAAGAAATCAAGCCATGATGTGAGGAAACATGAGCCAGTAGTCTCTATCAAAAACGATGACACTGCACTTGATGATGGTGAAGGCGTAGCTGTAAATCCCTTATCTGAATCTCAAAATGAACAACAGGaagttgaaaaagagaaaattaaaatggaaactaAACCTAGAATTCTTCCAATCAAAAGTACACCTTCAG AAAATAATAGCAGCCTTGAAGCAGACAACCATTTTAAGCCTTCACCTCGACCAAGGAGCATGTTGAAAAAGCACAGCCATGGGGAGAGGAAAGATAGCCTAGGAGATGATAAAGAAACTGTCCCACACAAAGAATTAGAGGCAAATTCCACACCTTCGCTCCTCCCGAGGCTGAATGGCAGACAACCAGAAGCTGAGAAGAATGCATTCTCTGAAAACCTTGATCCTGAG GATCCATGGATAACAAGTATACCATCATCATCTgataaagaaaatcttaaagattccTTTTCACTAGGATCTGAGGAAAAAGCCTCCATTACAG TATATCAGAATGAAGAATGCACTGAAAGCCATAATTCCTTGAAATCAACCGAAAATGAAAAGACCTCATTTTTGATAGACTTTGTTACTACTGCACTTGAGAAACCCAAGGAAAGTCAAGTGACTGTTGGTGACgttgaagaagaaaaggagaaaggtgaACTGATTATGCATGATGGCTTAACAGCTGAAGAGCCACCACTACTACAACTTCAGAGTATCTTATGTACTGAGTCTTCAAag AAAGCAGTTCAAGATAGAACTATGAAgaataaaaaatcaacaaatgatAGAGCATCTAGTGCATCTGGCAG ATTAATGACCTCTGAGTTCTTAAAGAAGCCTAGTTCTCTAAGGAGGACTCCTTCGACAGCTCCAGCTTCTCACTATTTAGGGACTTTGAGAGTCTTGGACCAAAAGCCCTCACAGAACCAGAACACAGAGCCTGACAGAGCAGATAACCTAAGGGCAACTGTTTATCag GAGtggttagaaaagaaaaatatttatttacatgaaatgcacagaattaaaagaattgAAAGTGAAAACTTAAGGATTCAAAATGAACAG aaAAGAGCTGCTAAGAGAGAAGAAGCCTTAGCATCATTTGAGGCTTGGAAagccatgaaagaaaaggaagcaaagaagatAGCTGCAAAAAAAAggcttgaggaaaaaaataagaagaaaaccgAAGAAGAAAATGCTATGAGAAAAGGAGAAGCACTGCAA GcttttgaaaaatggaaagcaaaaaaGATGGAATAccttaaggagaaaaataaaaaagagaaagaatatgaaagagcaaagaaacagaaagaggaggaaactgttgctgagaaaagaaaagataacttAACTGCTGTTGAAAAATG gaatgaaaaaaaggaagtttttttcaaggaaaaggaaaaagtaaaaatacatgagaaaagaaaagaagaactgaaaagagctgagaaaaaagaaaaagataaacaagcTCTTGAGGAATATGAAAAATGGCTG
- the MAP9 gene encoding microtubule-associated protein 9 isoform X6 yields MSDEVFSTTLAYTKSPKVTKRTTFQDELIKAITARSARQRSSEYSDDFDSDEIVSLGDFSDTSVDENSIKKKTNNFHISDDEENNSPKLCFLKTKKSSHDVRKHEPVVSIKNDDTALDDGEGVAVNPLSESQNEQQEVEKEKIKMETKPRILPIKSTPSENNSSLEADNHFKPSPRPRSMLKKHSHGERKDSLGDDKETVPHKELEANSTPSLLPRLNGRQPEAEKNAFSENLDPEDPWITSIPSSSDKENLKDSFSLGSEEKASITVYQNEECTESHNSLKSTENEKTSFLIDFVTTALEKPKESQVTVGDVEEEKEKGELIMHDGLTAEEPPLLQLQSILCTESSKKAVQDRTMKNKKSTNDRASSASGRLMTSEFLKKPSSLRRTPSTAPASHYLGTLRVLDQKPSQNQNTEPDRADNLRATVYQEWLEKKNIYLHEMHRIKRIESENLRIQNEQKRAAKREEALASFEAWKAMKEKEAKKIAAKKRLEEKNKKKTEEENAMRKGEALQAFEKWKAKKMEYLKEKNKKEKEYERAKKQKEEETVAEKRKDNLTAVEKWNEKKEVFFKEKEKVKIHEKRKEELKRAEKKEKDKQALEEYEKWLGISSQLLQQSAATASYPG; encoded by the exons ATGTCTGATGAAGTTTTTAGCACAACTTTGGCATATacaaagagtccaaaagtcaCCAAAAGAACTACTTTCcag GACGAGCTAATAAAAGCAATTACAGCTCGCTCAGCCAGACAAAGAAGTTCTGAATACTCAGATGACTTTGACAGTGATGAGATTG tttccttAGGTGATTTTTCTGACACCTCAGTAGATGAaaattcaattaagaaaaaaacaaataattttcacatatcagatgatgaagaaaataattctCCAAAACTGTGTTTTTTGAAAACCAAGAAATCAAGCCATGATGTGAGGAAACATGAGCCAGTAGTCTCTATCAAAAACGATGACACTGCACTTGATGATGGTGAAGGCGTAGCTGTAAATCCCTTATCTGAATCTCAAAATGAACAACAGGaagttgaaaaagagaaaattaaaatggaaactaAACCTAGAATTCTTCCAATCAAAAGTACACCTTCAG AAAATAATAGCAGCCTTGAAGCAGACAACCATTTTAAGCCTTCACCTCGACCAAGGAGCATGTTGAAAAAGCACAGCCATGGGGAGAGGAAAGATAGCCTAGGAGATGATAAAGAAACTGTCCCACACAAAGAATTAGAGGCAAATTCCACACCTTCGCTCCTCCCGAGGCTGAATGGCAGACAACCAGAAGCTGAGAAGAATGCATTCTCTGAAAACCTTGATCCTGAG GATCCATGGATAACAAGTATACCATCATCATCTgataaagaaaatcttaaagattccTTTTCACTAGGATCTGAGGAAAAAGCCTCCATTACAG TATATCAGAATGAAGAATGCACTGAAAGCCATAATTCCTTGAAATCAACCGAAAATGAAAAGACCTCATTTTTGATAGACTTTGTTACTACTGCACTTGAGAAACCCAAGGAAAGTCAAGTGACTGTTGGTGACgttgaagaagaaaaggagaaaggtgaACTGATTATGCATGATGGCTTAACAGCTGAAGAGCCACCACTACTACAACTTCAGAGTATCTTATGTACTGAGTCTTCAAag AAAGCAGTTCAAGATAGAACTATGAAgaataaaaaatcaacaaatgatAGAGCATCTAGTGCATCTGGCAG ATTAATGACCTCTGAGTTCTTAAAGAAGCCTAGTTCTCTAAGGAGGACTCCTTCGACAGCTCCAGCTTCTCACTATTTAGGGACTTTGAGAGTCTTGGACCAAAAGCCCTCACAGAACCAGAACACAGAGCCTGACAGAGCAGATAACCTAAGGGCAACTGTTTATCag GAGtggttagaaaagaaaaatatttatttacatgaaatgcacagaattaaaagaattgAAAGTGAAAACTTAAGGATTCAAAATGAACAG aaAAGAGCTGCTAAGAGAGAAGAAGCCTTAGCATCATTTGAGGCTTGGAAagccatgaaagaaaaggaagcaaagaagatAGCTGCAAAAAAAAggcttgaggaaaaaaataagaagaaaaccgAAGAAGAAAATGCTATGAGAAAAGGAGAAGCACTGCAA GcttttgaaaaatggaaagcaaaaaaGATGGAATAccttaaggagaaaaataaaaaagagaaagaatatgaaagagcaaagaaacagaaagaggaggaaactgttgctgagaaaagaaaagataacttAACTGCTGTTGAAAAATG gaatgaaaaaaaggaagtttttttcaaggaaaaggaaaaagtaaaaatacatgagaaaagaaaagaagaactgaaaagagctgagaaaaaagaaaaagataaacaagcTCTTGAGGAATATGAAAAATGGCTG
- the MAP9 gene encoding microtubule-associated protein 9 isoform X3: MSDEVFSTTLAYTKSPKVTKRTTFQDELIKAITARSARQRSSEYSDDFDSDEIVSLGDFSDTSVDENSIKKKTNNFHISDDEENNSPKLCFLKTKKSSHDVRKHEPVVSIKNDDTALDDGEGVAVNPLSESQNEQQEVEKEKIKMETKPRILPIKSTPSENNSSLEADNHFKPSPRPRSMLKKHSHGERKDSLGDDKETVPHKELEANSTPSLLPRLNGRQPEAEKNAFSENLDPEDPWITSIPSSSDKENLKDSFSLGSEEKASITDFVTTALEKPKESQVTVGDVEEEKEKGELIMHDGLTAEEPPLLQLQSILCTESSKKAVQDRTMKNKKSTNDRASSASGRLMTSEFLKKPSSLRRTPSTAPASHYLGTLRVLDQKPSQNQNTEPDRADNLRATVYQEWLEKKNIYLHEMHRIKRIESENLRIQNEQKRAAKREEALASFEAWKAMKEKEAKKIAAKKRLEEKNKKKTEEENAMRKGEALQAFEKWKAKKMEYLKEKNKKEKEYERAKKQKEEETVAEKRKDNLTAVEKWNEKKEVFFKEKEKVKIHEKRKEELKRAEKKEKDKQALEEYEKWLGPSPMPARLSSHWHSIHPSSPCVRVSGTRLSSMHVTSVSSYPSHLTESECLNPLCFERKKRKEGKN, from the exons ATGTCTGATGAAGTTTTTAGCACAACTTTGGCATATacaaagagtccaaaagtcaCCAAAAGAACTACTTTCcag GACGAGCTAATAAAAGCAATTACAGCTCGCTCAGCCAGACAAAGAAGTTCTGAATACTCAGATGACTTTGACAGTGATGAGATTG tttccttAGGTGATTTTTCTGACACCTCAGTAGATGAaaattcaattaagaaaaaaacaaataattttcacatatcagatgatgaagaaaataattctCCAAAACTGTGTTTTTTGAAAACCAAGAAATCAAGCCATGATGTGAGGAAACATGAGCCAGTAGTCTCTATCAAAAACGATGACACTGCACTTGATGATGGTGAAGGCGTAGCTGTAAATCCCTTATCTGAATCTCAAAATGAACAACAGGaagttgaaaaagagaaaattaaaatggaaactaAACCTAGAATTCTTCCAATCAAAAGTACACCTTCAG AAAATAATAGCAGCCTTGAAGCAGACAACCATTTTAAGCCTTCACCTCGACCAAGGAGCATGTTGAAAAAGCACAGCCATGGGGAGAGGAAAGATAGCCTAGGAGATGATAAAGAAACTGTCCCACACAAAGAATTAGAGGCAAATTCCACACCTTCGCTCCTCCCGAGGCTGAATGGCAGACAACCAGAAGCTGAGAAGAATGCATTCTCTGAAAACCTTGATCCTGAG GATCCATGGATAACAAGTATACCATCATCATCTgataaagaaaatcttaaagattccTTTTCACTAGGATCTGAGGAAAAAGCCTCCATTACAG ACTTTGTTACTACTGCACTTGAGAAACCCAAGGAAAGTCAAGTGACTGTTGGTGACgttgaagaagaaaaggagaaaggtgaACTGATTATGCATGATGGCTTAACAGCTGAAGAGCCACCACTACTACAACTTCAGAGTATCTTATGTACTGAGTCTTCAAag AAAGCAGTTCAAGATAGAACTATGAAgaataaaaaatcaacaaatgatAGAGCATCTAGTGCATCTGGCAG ATTAATGACCTCTGAGTTCTTAAAGAAGCCTAGTTCTCTAAGGAGGACTCCTTCGACAGCTCCAGCTTCTCACTATTTAGGGACTTTGAGAGTCTTGGACCAAAAGCCCTCACAGAACCAGAACACAGAGCCTGACAGAGCAGATAACCTAAGGGCAACTGTTTATCag GAGtggttagaaaagaaaaatatttatttacatgaaatgcacagaattaaaagaattgAAAGTGAAAACTTAAGGATTCAAAATGAACAG aaAAGAGCTGCTAAGAGAGAAGAAGCCTTAGCATCATTTGAGGCTTGGAAagccatgaaagaaaaggaagcaaagaagatAGCTGCAAAAAAAAggcttgaggaaaaaaataagaagaaaaccgAAGAAGAAAATGCTATGAGAAAAGGAGAAGCACTGCAA GcttttgaaaaatggaaagcaaaaaaGATGGAATAccttaaggagaaaaataaaaaagagaaagaatatgaaagagcaaagaaacagaaagaggaggaaactgttgctgagaaaagaaaagataacttAACTGCTGTTGAAAAATG gaatgaaaaaaaggaagtttttttcaaggaaaaggaaaaagtaaaaatacatgagaaaagaaaagaagaactgaaaagagctgagaaaaaagaaaaagataaacaagcTCTTGAGGAATATGAAAAATGGCTG GGACCCTCTCCCATGCCTGCCAGGCTGAGTTCACACTGGCACTCTATTCACCCATCTTCTCCTTGTGTGAGAGTCTCAGGCACACGCCTCTCCTCCATGCACGTCACCAGTGTCTCCTCTTACCCATCACATCTCACTGAAAGTGAATGCCTGAATCCACTTTGCTTTGAAA
- the MAP9 gene encoding microtubule-associated protein 9 isoform X1, which yields MSDEVFSTTLAYTKSPKVTKRTTFQDELIKAITARSARQRSSEYSDDFDSDEIVSLGDFSDTSVDENSIKKKTNNFHISDDEENNSPKLCFLKTKKSSHDVRKHEPVVSIKNDDTALDDGEGVAVNPLSESQNEQQEVEKEKIKMETKPRILPIKSTPSENNSSLEADNHFKPSPRPRSMLKKHSHGERKDSLGDDKETVPHKELEANSTPSLLPRLNGRQPEAEKNAFSENLDPEDPWITSIPSSSDKENLKDSFSLGSEEKASITVYQNEECTESHNSLKSTENEKTSFLIDFVTTALEKPKESQVTVGDVEEEKEKGELIMHDGLTAEEPPLLQLQSILCTESSKKAVQDRTMKNKKSTNDRASSASGRLMTSEFLKKPSSLRRTPSTAPASHYLGTLRVLDQKPSQNQNTEPDRADNLRATVYQEWLEKKNIYLHEMHRIKRIESENLRIQNEQKRAAKREEALASFEAWKAMKEKEAKKIAAKKRLEEKNKKKTEEENAMRKGEALQAFEKWKAKKMEYLKEKNKKEKEYERAKKQKEEETVAEKRKDNLTAVEKWNEKKEVFFKEKEKVKIHEKRKEELKRAEKKEKDKQALEEYEKWLGPSPMPARLSSHWHSIHPSSPCVRVSGTRLSSMHVTSVSSYPSHLTESECLNPLCFERKKRKEGKN from the exons ATGTCTGATGAAGTTTTTAGCACAACTTTGGCATATacaaagagtccaaaagtcaCCAAAAGAACTACTTTCcag GACGAGCTAATAAAAGCAATTACAGCTCGCTCAGCCAGACAAAGAAGTTCTGAATACTCAGATGACTTTGACAGTGATGAGATTG tttccttAGGTGATTTTTCTGACACCTCAGTAGATGAaaattcaattaagaaaaaaacaaataattttcacatatcagatgatgaagaaaataattctCCAAAACTGTGTTTTTTGAAAACCAAGAAATCAAGCCATGATGTGAGGAAACATGAGCCAGTAGTCTCTATCAAAAACGATGACACTGCACTTGATGATGGTGAAGGCGTAGCTGTAAATCCCTTATCTGAATCTCAAAATGAACAACAGGaagttgaaaaagagaaaattaaaatggaaactaAACCTAGAATTCTTCCAATCAAAAGTACACCTTCAG AAAATAATAGCAGCCTTGAAGCAGACAACCATTTTAAGCCTTCACCTCGACCAAGGAGCATGTTGAAAAAGCACAGCCATGGGGAGAGGAAAGATAGCCTAGGAGATGATAAAGAAACTGTCCCACACAAAGAATTAGAGGCAAATTCCACACCTTCGCTCCTCCCGAGGCTGAATGGCAGACAACCAGAAGCTGAGAAGAATGCATTCTCTGAAAACCTTGATCCTGAG GATCCATGGATAACAAGTATACCATCATCATCTgataaagaaaatcttaaagattccTTTTCACTAGGATCTGAGGAAAAAGCCTCCATTACAG TATATCAGAATGAAGAATGCACTGAAAGCCATAATTCCTTGAAATCAACCGAAAATGAAAAGACCTCATTTTTGATAGACTTTGTTACTACTGCACTTGAGAAACCCAAGGAAAGTCAAGTGACTGTTGGTGACgttgaagaagaaaaggagaaaggtgaACTGATTATGCATGATGGCTTAACAGCTGAAGAGCCACCACTACTACAACTTCAGAGTATCTTATGTACTGAGTCTTCAAag AAAGCAGTTCAAGATAGAACTATGAAgaataaaaaatcaacaaatgatAGAGCATCTAGTGCATCTGGCAG ATTAATGACCTCTGAGTTCTTAAAGAAGCCTAGTTCTCTAAGGAGGACTCCTTCGACAGCTCCAGCTTCTCACTATTTAGGGACTTTGAGAGTCTTGGACCAAAAGCCCTCACAGAACCAGAACACAGAGCCTGACAGAGCAGATAACCTAAGGGCAACTGTTTATCag GAGtggttagaaaagaaaaatatttatttacatgaaatgcacagaattaaaagaattgAAAGTGAAAACTTAAGGATTCAAAATGAACAG aaAAGAGCTGCTAAGAGAGAAGAAGCCTTAGCATCATTTGAGGCTTGGAAagccatgaaagaaaaggaagcaaagaagatAGCTGCAAAAAAAAggcttgaggaaaaaaataagaagaaaaccgAAGAAGAAAATGCTATGAGAAAAGGAGAAGCACTGCAA GcttttgaaaaatggaaagcaaaaaaGATGGAATAccttaaggagaaaaataaaaaagagaaagaatatgaaagagcaaagaaacagaaagaggaggaaactgttgctgagaaaagaaaagataacttAACTGCTGTTGAAAAATG gaatgaaaaaaaggaagtttttttcaaggaaaaggaaaaagtaaaaatacatgagaaaagaaaagaagaactgaaaagagctgagaaaaaagaaaaagataaacaagcTCTTGAGGAATATGAAAAATGGCTG GGACCCTCTCCCATGCCTGCCAGGCTGAGTTCACACTGGCACTCTATTCACCCATCTTCTCCTTGTGTGAGAGTCTCAGGCACACGCCTCTCCTCCATGCACGTCACCAGTGTCTCCTCTTACCCATCACATCTCACTGAAAGTGAATGCCTGAATCCACTTTGCTTTGAAA